The genome window tctcctctgctcaggAACTCCTCACACCGCTCATGCTCAGGCACGTCGCTCGGCTGCAGCGCTGACCGACGGTAAAGTGATTTGAAAAGGAGAGCCATAAACGTGATGGATGTGGTCCAGCTCAGGGTTTAGCCCCAGCTGTCGGgcatgttttttgtcatttcagacaGACCCGCTGGGTGCGCGCCCTTCTTCACCCATGTTCATCGTTCTCTTTTCGGGGTTGAGGGGAGTTTTTAAGACGAATACGTTCTTAAGGGCTGTCAAGGTCACAGGTTCAAACCGGTGGCTGACACAACTGTGCAGATCGgagattacatttttacaggATGAGATCTTTACTGGCATCTACCGAAAGGCAATAAGGTGCAGATGAAGCGATGCGGCGAGCTGGTATCGTGTGTTTTCAATAAAGGCACAGGTGGTCTATCTTAGATTTCCTTTGCTGGTTTAAAATGCAAGTCTTATAAATCAAtcactttgagttttttttttgttttatgatctGACTCCCATGGCTCTCTCttaaaaatcatctttttttccttccacagGCTGGATGACATGATGTTCCTACCCTTTTCCCCTcccccttccccctctctcttcccttttttccttctacttctccttttccttcctccatcccttatctcctcttccctctcccacGTCCCGTTGAGCTGGACTTCGCCTCACGACCCCTGCTACCACCTAGACGGCCGCCCGCGACACTGCCTATCGGAGTTCATCAACGCAGCCTATGGCATCCCAGTCAATGCTAGCCACTCGCTGCAAGGGTCCGACTATGACAGCAACATCACCACCTTGACGGACCTCCACAACCCCCACAACCTCACCTGCTGGATGGCTCACAGAGGTTCTGGCACCGGAGAATGGGTCTTCACGCTGCCTCTTGGCCGCCGTTTTGAGATCACCTACATCAGTTTGCAGTTCTGCCAGCAGGGGGAGCCATCGGAccccatctccatctccatcctcaAGTCAATGGACTTCGGACGCACTTGGAGGCCGATGCAGCACTACTCAAGTGACTGCCTTGGGAACTTCGGCCTGCCCTCTCAGACGGTGGCCCAGACAAGGCACCAAGAGACAGAACCCCTCTGCTCAGATCCTCGCCCTCTGCAAAAGCAGCGGGGGGGCATGGTGCTGGCCTTCTCCACCCTGGACGGACGGCCTTCCTCTCCGGATTTTGACCACAGCCACACCCTCCAGGACTGGGTGACAGCCACGGACATCCGTGTGGTATTCCACCAGGTCTCCAACAACGCCAGGGTGAGCAACTATGGTAAGAAGGAAGACACACGATGGCGTGATGGTGCAGAGCATGACGGAGGGACTGGGCTTCTGAGGTGGAGACCAGGCTCCAAGGGGCGCACTGGAGATCATGTCGAGAAGCTAAACACAGATAATGCACTGGTATTTTTTGACAGGGATACAAAAAACTCAGAGATAAGGGGAGCAAACAGAGGGGAGAAAGTGGACAAGCATGGAAGGAGGGGTCATTATAAGTCGTCAGGACAAGACGAGGATGGGCACAATGTGACCAGCAAGGAAAGGGATGTTAGCTTTAGCACAGACTCACTCGCCTCTTCAAAAAAAGGCGGGAGAGGCAGAGGCCGTGGTCGCAAGAAGGAAAACAATGATTGGCTGCCTTGCCCCAACGGAGGCTGTAACTGGACAGTTGAGGGGCGGAGCAGGAGCAACAAGGGGCGGGAGCTGCGGAAGAGGAGGAACAATAATCACAACACCAAACAAAGCTCAAGGAACCTGCAGGTCCCCCCACCCGCTGCTTTTACCTCTGCTGTCCAAGGTCCTCTGGCCCTCTCGGACCTGCAAGTCGGCGGCAGGTGTAAGTGTAATGGACATGCCTCTAGGTGTCGCCGCGATGACACAGGCCGggcagtgtgcgtgtgtgagcatCACACGGCCGGGCCAGACTGTGACGTGTGCGAGGATTTCTACTGCGACAGGCCATGGCATCGAGCTACGCCCACACACCCAAACCCCTGTATTGGTGAGTCCTCCACCCTGTTGCTGAGAGAAAATATTCtacaaaatgtgataaatgtgaATGGTCTCCAATTCCAGGTCGAGATGAaatcatcagggttattttctcagGCTTTATTAGAGCTCCTTCATAGCTACAGTCTATCTTTAATTACACCAATCTTTGTGTTTACGTGCtcttaaagcaaaaatgttctTGATGATCCAGTGTAAGCAAAGCTAaaacttttttcagctttgaaaaGCACACTTTTCGATATaaaacaacatgtcacacatttttactttagCTAACATTTTGATTGATACTTAACATGCTATTTTAATGTATAACTGGTGGTGTCTGCTTTGCATTTGTAATAAAGACGCGGTGACATCATGCCCTCCTTTGGAGTGGgccattttatttacatgttgtttACATCTGTTCCTCCCTTAATAAACAGAAATTGGGTGCCCTGGCTCCCTAAGGCCCCAAACATAAACCGCAATATCCCTGGATCGATGTTTGGCCAGGGAGAAGTTGCATGTCAAATCCCCATTTCCCTCTCACCTCATTTCCTCCTGTCA of Acanthopagrus latus isolate v.2019 chromosome 10, fAcaLat1.1, whole genome shotgun sequence contains these proteins:
- the ntn5 gene encoding netrin-1 → MMFLPFSPPPSPSLFPFFLLLLLFLPPSLISSSLSHVPLSWTSPHDPCYHLDGRPRHCLSEFINAAYGIPVNASHSLQGSDYDSNITTLTDLHNPHNLTCWMAHRGSGTGEWVFTLPLGRRFEITYISLQFCQQGEPSDPISISILKSMDFGRTWRPMQHYSSDCLGNFGLPSQTVAQTRHQETEPLCSDPRPLQKQRGGMVLAFSTLDGRPSSPDFDHSHTLQDWVTATDIRVVFHQVSNNARVSNYGKKEDTRWRDGAEHDGGTGLLRWRPGSKGRTGDHVEKLNTDNALVFFDRDTKNSEIRGANRGEKVDKHGRRGHYKSSGQDEDGHNVTSKERDVSFSTDSLASSKKGGRGRGRGRKKENNDWLPCPNGGCNWTVEGRSRSNKGRELRKRRNNNHNTKQSSRNLQVPPPAAFTSAVQGPLALSDLQVGGRCKCNGHASRCRRDDTGRAVCVCEHHTAGPDCDVCEDFYCDRPWHRATPTHPNPCIACECNGHTNKCRFSMEVFQQSGRRSGGVCQKCRHNTAGRHCQYCQNGYTRDHGKPLNHRKACQPCQCHPLGAVGRWCNQTSGQCLCREGVTGLRCNRCAPGYKQGRSPIRPCIRIQEVAPTPVYQPQYSIAEECVSYCQPSQVKVRMNLETYCLKDYVLKVQVRGMERSGPWWQFSISVQTVFRTGSTSRVRRGTHSLWVPDRDLSCGCPALHVGRTFLLIGAEEGERGWGPEESRLVADRSTLALQWREHWSPKLRGFRGQDKRGRCPPKSPNGQQHHRHREQTKTQSGYIPPHLLTEKDTQTSEAPHVHSHTDSEVKSSEPTSSPTMPTLVCSTPGHG